Within Desulfobulbaceae bacterium, the genomic segment TTGAACCAGGTACTGTTACCGGTATTCACCATCCAGCCGGAGATTGGAAAAAAATATCTTTTGGCGATCAAGGGGGGTATTATCAGTGTTATGATACATATGGTGATTCTTTTAATTGCAACCCATCCTCGACCGGCAGTTTTCTTGAAGTCGTCTGGTCAGACGGGGGGACTGAAGGAGGTAGTAGTGGTTCCGGGATTTTTCAAAATTATAGTTACCTTGTGGGAGTTTTGTTTGGAGGGAGTGGTGGTCCATGTGGAGGCACAGACAAATACAGCAAATTCGGTGCTGCTTATTCGGCAGGGAACCTTTCTCAATGGCTTAACCCTGCTCCTTGCACATACAGCATCTCCCCTTCCAGCGGCAGTTTTACGTCTGGTGGTGGAAGCAAATCGGTTTCAGTAACAGCTTCCAGCTCAAGCTGTTCCTGGACCACCTCTGAAAACCTTTCCTGGGTGAGTATATCCCCAACCAGTGGGACCGGCAGCCGGAGTGTTACCGTATCGGTAAATCCCAATACCGGCTCTGCCAGGAGCGGCTCAGGGACTATAGCGGGTTACCCCTATAACATTAGTCAAACCGGTACGACATTACAAACAGCTTTTATCCTCACCAGAACCACTCCCAACAGAACCATTACATCAGGCAGCGATGAAAAGGTTTATGGTACATCAACTCCCAATGAGATCATCCTTGAAAGCGGAGCTAAGGCTGAATTGATCAATTTTTTGGGACAAAACACCATAGAGATTCAGTCCATCTCGGATTTGTTCACTGTTTCCAGGTCAGGAGCTGTTGTTACCTTTGAAGGGTCTGATGAGACTGTTTTGAAAATTCCAGCAACAAAAGGTCCCCAGACCATCACATTTTCAGACAGGGCACCGTTGACCTTGAGTATTTACCAGGGACAGGTGATGCTGGATGATCAGGAGATCACCTTAACCCCCGCCTCCATTAATAGGTAACCAAGATGAGCCGGCTACCTGCGGTGCCTATGTGGCTCCAGGTGTCTGGAAAGAATTTGACTGCTACAATCTTGCAGCCATTGACAAATATACCTTGGGGGAGTCCATGAAAAATGAACTGGTCGCACTGATCACCAATGTTTACAGGGCCAACTGCCGGACAGAAAAAAAGGACCTCTGGCAACAGCCCGTGAAAATATTGAGGTGGTACGGCTGCTGTTGCGGCTTTCTGTGGATTTGAAACACTTCCCCCTGCAACAGTCTGCATCAGCCAATGAAAAAATTGAAAGCATCAGCAAACAGCTTACGGCCTGGGAAAAAAGTTGCAAGGCTTGATTCCGATAAAAAAATGTTTTTGAGATATCCGGTTTATATGAGTGAGAGTTCTGCAAGGTGAAATTTCTTTGTGGGAGAGGCTCGTTAAATTCAGCAGGCTGGCTGCAAATGCGTAGTTGCGGGTTACGACACAAGTGCCTGCCTTAATATGATTTATGATTAGATCATTTAAAGATGTCTTTAATTGGTCTTTTATGAAATTTGAAGGGAAGATATTCATATGACGATTACGCATCCAATCCTGGCAGATGTCACCGCCGGGATATCTGAACTTAAAAAGAATCCGATGGCCGTTGTAAATCAAGGTGATGGTGCGCCTGTCGCTATTCTGAACCGCAATGAACCTGTTTTTTATGCGATCCCGGCAAAAGCGTTCGAATTGTTGATGGACAAGCTTGAAGACATGGAACTTGCAGCAATTGCTGAGGCTCGACAAGATCAGCCAGAAATTGAAGTCAATATTGATGACTACTTATAGGTTGGTTTTCAAGGAAGAGGCAAAAAAAGAATGGGACAACCTGGATTCAACTGTCCGTATTATATTTGCTAAAAAGTTAAAAGAACGAATTCAGCAGCCACGCGTAGAAAGCTCTCGGCTCAGTGGAATGAAGGACTGCTATAAAATAAAATTGAACCGGGCAGGATTCCGTTTGGTCTATCAGGTTAGAGACAACGATTTAATTGTCTCTGTTGTGGCTGTAGGCAAACGGGAAAGGAATCTGGTTTATAAAATTGCCGGCAAACGAATTTAGATCGTGGCAGATTGGAAACCTCCTGATGGGTTTGACGAATACCGATTAATGT encodes:
- a CDS encoding type II toxin-antitoxin system Phd/YefM family antitoxin, with translation MTHPILADVTAGISELKKNPMAVVNQGDGAPVAILNRNEPVFYAIPAKAFELLMDKLEDMELAAIAEARQDQPEIEVNIDDYL
- a CDS encoding type II toxin-antitoxin system RelE/ParE family toxin, with the protein product MTTYRLVFKEEAKKEWDNLDSTVRIIFAKKLKERIQQPRVESSRLSGMKDCYKIKLNRAGFRLVYQVRDNDLIVSVVAVGKRERNLVYKIAGKRI